A single genomic interval of Streptococcus suis harbors:
- a CDS encoding PD-(D/E)XK nuclease-like domain-containing protein — protein MSLTEENYYQDRQWLSNSRFKAYMDCEAKAKAIDDKEWTDKRDDTALLVGNYVHSYFESEEAHAKFVDANKSRLISSRGATKGELKKEFQVAQNMIDALKDDKKFLGLYRGAPGDDVRKEMILEGEIFGIKVKGKVDSINLTEGYFADLKTMKTIRGLEWSDVERKKMPGAAANILGFRYDVQLGLYQELLRQMGYPNFVPFVVAVSKEDVPDKMLVDLPQYRLDEGLQFFENNVERVAGIIAGEIKPKGCGNCDYCRSKRTLDRVINLDDLIAGIF, from the coding sequence ATGAGTTTGACTGAAGAAAATTACTACCAAGACCGTCAATGGCTTTCAAATTCTCGCTTTAAGGCTTATATGGACTGCGAAGCGAAAGCTAAGGCTATTGACGATAAGGAGTGGACGGACAAGCGTGATGATACCGCCTTGCTCGTTGGCAATTATGTGCATAGTTATTTTGAGAGTGAAGAAGCTCACGCTAAGTTTGTTGACGCCAACAAATCTCGGCTGATTTCGAGTCGTGGTGCGACCAAGGGCGAGCTGAAGAAAGAGTTCCAAGTCGCCCAGAACATGATAGATGCTCTGAAAGATGATAAGAAATTCTTGGGACTTTACCGTGGTGCTCCAGGCGATGATGTCCGCAAGGAGATGATTTTAGAAGGCGAAATCTTCGGTATCAAGGTCAAGGGTAAGGTGGATAGTATCAACTTGACTGAGGGCTATTTTGCGGATCTGAAAACTATGAAGACTATCCGTGGTCTTGAATGGTCTGACGTGGAACGAAAGAAAATGCCTGGAGCTGCTGCTAACATTTTAGGTTTTCGCTACGATGTCCAGCTGGGGCTGTATCAGGAATTGTTGCGACAAATGGGCTATCCAAATTTCGTTCCGTTCGTTGTAGCTGTCAGTAAAGAAGATGTGCCTGATAAAATGCTTGTCGATTTACCGCAATATCGCTTGGATGAAGGTCTGCAATTCTTCGAAAATAACGTCGAACGTGTTGCGGGTATTATTGCAGGCGAAATCAAACCGAAAGGTTGCGGAAATTGTGACTACTGCCGCAGTAAGCGAACCCTGGACCGTGTCATCAATTTAGATGATTTGATTGCAGGGATATTTTAG
- a CDS encoding RusA family crossover junction endodeoxyribonuclease produces the protein MKSIIPIEPKPQSRPRAGRRGKHATVYEDGKMVAWRKKCTEFVRQNYDGPYFDGAIKVDMTFYIPAPKSMSEPPKPRSKAKKVQQYDDFINERIYVDKKPDLDNLEKAVYDSISKAGNVWTDDNIIVEHTTRKVYSPRPRIEIEVEEVG, from the coding sequence ATGAAGTCGATTATACCTATCGAACCCAAACCGCAGAGCCGTCCAAGAGCTGGAAGACGAGGTAAACACGCAACTGTCTATGAAGACGGAAAGATGGTTGCGTGGCGGAAAAAATGCACTGAGTTTGTTAGACAGAATTACGATGGTCCATATTTTGATGGGGCAATCAAGGTAGATATGACATTCTACATACCTGCTCCGAAGTCTATGTCGGAACCGCCTAAACCACGGTCTAAGGCCAAGAAAGTACAACAGTATGATGATTTCATCAATGAGCGGATTTACGTAGATAAAAAACCAGATTTAGATAATCTGGAAAAAGCGGTTTATGACAGCATCAGCAAGGCTGGCAATGTTTGGACGGATGATAACATAATTGTCGAGCATACAACGAGAAAGGTGTACAGTCCTAGACCAAGGATTGAAATTGAAGTGGAGGAAGTTGGATGA